CGGGGCCTCGCCCGTCCGGTTCGGTCTCAGCGCCATGCCGAACGCCGACAGCGCCCTGTCGGCCGTGGTGTCCTTCGTCGGTCGACCCCGTCCCTATGCGGCGCGGATCGTCATGCGCGATCCGGCGCTGGCCCCGCGTCCCTGGCTGACCGCCGCGGGATCGGCCGTCCTGCCGCCCGAAAGCGCGAGGAAGGAAATCTGGTCCGCCGGCACCGCGCCCGCCGCTCCGACCCTTCTGGCCGCCGACCGTCGCCAGGGCGAGATCTGGCGCTTCCCCCAGACCGGGTCCGATGCGCTCGCCGCGCTCGACCCGCGCGAGCCCTTCCTGGTCCAGTTCCTGTTCCGCGACGGCAGCGTCGCGACCACGACCTTCGAGGCCGGGGACTTCGCCGCGGCGCGGGCGTTCGTGGGGCTGGGAACGGTCTGACGACCTTCTGCGGCACAAGGGCCCTGCGTCAGGTCCTGCGCCGTCGCCGCGGCGCGATCGCGGGCAGCGCCTGCTCGGCGATCATCTCCAGCAGCAGGAGCCGGAAGGCCTCGATCGGCAGCATTTCATTGGCCACGAGGACATCCAGCCGCGCCTGACCTGACGGCGTGAACAGCGGCGAGATCATGTGCCAGTCGGGAAAGCTCCGCGTCTCGACCGGAATGCGGTCTATCACCACCAGGTCGGCGTGCCGGGGGTCGATCATCAACCGCAGCAGAAGCACGTCGATCGACCCTGCGGAGCCTTCCAGCAGCTGGACGAACCGGGTTTGGGTGAAGGCCAGGGCGCCGGTGATGTTGTTCGCGGGATTGTGCCGGGCGGATTCCTCCAGAATGTCCGACACATCCATGATCGAGCGCAGCGGCACCGCCGAGGTGCTGACGTAGACCAGCTGCTCCAGGTTTGCGGCGCTCACGGGCGTACGCGCGCCGGGCGCTGCGACGCGGTCCGCTGATCGGTCATTCGGGGAGGCATCCGGGACCGACGCAGGGGCGATGAAACCAAAACCTTGCGGGCCTTGGCGAAACCGTAGCACGAACAAAGGTCGTCGAGGCGGAAATAGTCATTTCCGGAACGATCGCTCGCCGGATGCCGGAACGCGTCGGCCGGGTCCGACGATCAGACGGTCGGCGACGGTCCTGCGCCCCCGGCGTTCAGCTGGATGATCTCTGCCCCGCCGTCGACGGCTGCGGCCTGCGAGACCGCGACCACGGGCAAACGAACCGTGACCGCCGTGCCTTCCCCGAGCGTCGACTCGATGCTCATCCGGCCGCCGTGCAGCTCGGCCAGGGCGCGGACCAGCGAAAGGCCCAGACCCGTGCCCTTGGCCCGCTGGTCGGCCTCGCCCGCCTGTTCGAAC
This DNA window, taken from Brevundimonas subvibrioides ATCC 15264, encodes the following:
- a CDS encoding BLUF domain-containing protein; amino-acid sequence: MSAANLEQLVYVSTSAVPLRSIMDVSDILEESARHNPANNITGALAFTQTRFVQLLEGSAGSIDVLLLRLMIDPRHADLVVIDRIPVETRSFPDWHMISPLFTPSGQARLDVLVANEMLPIEAFRLLLLEMIAEQALPAIAPRRRRRT